A region from the Biomphalaria glabrata chromosome 14, xgBioGlab47.1, whole genome shotgun sequence genome encodes:
- the LOC106069413 gene encoding uncharacterized protein LOC106069413, translating into MFSKKFLKKKTKTEKNRRDPSFLQDTCGLNVCLKDQTDLADFSSLGDENQDTDPHHLTSDQSKVQSDEIEGPLIGDHETQESEGGEADLHQYLVGCKKNPGHSQFIPVETFTLKHLPEGFQDNDLYEYIKLIADLTVRVDVKMTSPHRPKFYPKTTQPYPFYNMSERRNLRTGSGSVWFVNKFQDGVRQDGGYRLTDYTKCWCRKCEGSNSPSNVWWEFDVYTATHVVFDDIEANHTTLRLFYDTNDSPMFSVDKVSVRYVDIEEDWCVLNCVTCDKTLGNKLMEMFKHFVNVYWKVCDKYSASRSPHKLTFIVSHPHGCSKQVSVGQWKDRLKVGYKSKFTYTTCTCPGSSGAHVQCLGYNDLTWSDLVHSGNFKSGLNYSGVGIV; encoded by the exons ATGTTCTCCAAGAagttcctcaagaaaaaaactaaaactgaaaaa AACCGTAGAGACCCAAGTTTTCTTCAAGACACCTGTGGACTTAATG TTTGTCTAAAGGATCAGACTGACCTAGCAGACTTCTCCAGTCTTGGGGATGAGAATCAAGATACAG ATCCTCATCATTTAACCAGTGACCAGTCCAAAGTCCAGTCAGATGAGATTGAAGGTCCACTAATTG GTGATCATGAAACTCAGGAGTCAGAAGGTGGAGAAGCTGATCTACACCAATATCTTGTGGGGTGTAAGAAGAATCCAGGTCATAGCCAGTTTATACCTGTTGAGACATTCACCTTGAAACATTTACCTGAAGGTTTTCAAGACAATGATTTGTATGAATACATCAAACTTATAGCTGACCTCACAGTTAGAGTTGATGTGAAAATGACAAGTCCACACAGACCAAAGTTTTATCCAAAGACGACTCAACCATATCCATTTTATAACATGAGTGAGAGAAGAAACTTGAGGACAGGAAGTGGAAGTGTGTGGTTTGTAAACAAGTTTCAAGATGGAGTCAGACAAGATGGAGGTTATAGACTTACTGACTACACaaagtgttggtgtagaaaaTGTGAAGGTTCAAACTCACCCAGCAATGTGTGGTGGGAGTTTGATGTGTACACAGCCACACATGTGGTTTTTGATGACATTGAGGCCAACCACACAACCTTGAGATTGTTTTATGATACAAATGACAGCCCAATGTTCAGTGTTGATAAGGTCAGTGTTAGATATGTAGACATTGAGGAAGACTGGTGTGTGTTGAACTGTGTGACATGTGATAAAACTTTAGGAAATAAACTGATGGAAATgttcaaacattttgtaaatgtcTATTGGAAAGTCTGTGACAAATACTCTGCCTCTAGATCTCCACACAAGTTGACATTTATAGTGTCACATCCTCATGGCTGTTCTAAACAGGTCAGTGTTGGTCAATGGAAGGACAGACTAAAGGTGGGTTATAAATCTAAGTTTACTTATACAACTTGTACATGTCCAGGAAGTAGTGGAGCACATGTCCAGTGTCTTGGGTATAATGACTTGACTTGGTCTGATCTAGTCCACAGTGGAAATTTTAAGTCTGGATTAAATTACAGTGGAGTTGGTATTGTCTAg